One genomic window of Cinclus cinclus chromosome 6, bCinCin1.1, whole genome shotgun sequence includes the following:
- the PPP2R3C gene encoding serine/threonine-protein phosphatase 2A regulatory subunit B'' subunit gamma isoform X1: MRGEAVGAGRVPMDWERRLRARLAARRALHREHSFLCQSAKKSEQELKDEEMELFTKYYMEWKGGKKSDNISYANIPRFYYRLPAEDEVLLQKLREESRAVFLQRKSRELLDNEELQNLWFLLDKHQTSPMIGEEAMINYENFLKVGEKAGPKCKQFFTAKIFAKLLHNDPYGRISIMQFFNYVMRKVWLHQTRIGLSLYDVAGQGYLRESDLENYILELIPTLPQLDGLEKSFYSFYVCTAVRKFFFFLDPLRTGKIKIQDILACSFLDDLLELRDEELSKESQETNWFSAPSALRVYGQYLNLDKDHNGMLSKEELSRYGTGTLTNIFLDRVFQECLTYDGEMDYKTYLDFVLALENRKEPAALQYIFKLLDIENKGHLNVFSLNYFFRAIQEQMKIHGQEPVSFQDVKDEIFDMVKPKDPYKISLQDLINSSQGDTVTSILIDLNGFWTYENREVLVASDNDNTADVDDT; encoded by the exons ATGCGCGGGGAGGCCGTCGGTGCCGGGCGCGTTCCGATGGACTGGGAGCGAAGGCTGCGGGCCCGCCTGGCCGCGCGCCGCGCGC TACACCGTGAACATTCTTTTCTGTGTCAATCAGCCAAAAAGAGTGAACAAGAGCTAAAGGATGAAGAAATGGAACTGTTCACAAAATATTACATGGagtggaaaggagggaaaaaaagtgacaaTATATCCTATGCAAACATACCACGATTTTACTACAGG CTGCCAGCTGAAGATGAAGTCTTGCTTCAGAAATTAAGGGAAGAATCTAGAGCTGtctttctgcaaagaaaaagtAGAGAACTGTTGGATAATGAAGAGCTGCAg AATCTATGGTTCCTACTGGACAAACATCAGACATCACCAATGATTGGGGAAGAAGCAATGATTAATTATGAGAACTTCTTGAAAGTTGGTGAAAAAGCTGGACCAAAATGCAA GCAATTCTTTACAGCGAAGATCTTTGCTAAATTACTCCATAATGATCCTTATGGGAGAATATCTATAATGCAGTTTTTCAATTATGTCATGCGAAAAG tATGGCTTCATCAGACAAGAATAGGTCTCAGTTTATATGATGTGGCAGGACAAGGCTACCTCAGAGAATCA GATTTAGAAAACTATATTTTGGAACTTATCCCTACTTTGCCACAGCTGGATGGcttagaaaaatctttttacTCCTTCTATGTCTGCACAGCAGTTAGAAAGTTCTTCTTCTTTCTGGATCCTCTTAGAACAG GAAAGATAAAGATACAGGATATTTTAGCTTGCAGCTTCCTGGATGATTTACTGGAG TTAAGGGATGAAGAACTTTCTAAAGAAAGTCAGGAAACAAATTGGTTTTCTGCTCCTTCTGCATTAAGAGTTTATG GTCAGTACTTAAACCTTGATAAAGATCACAATGGCATGCTCAGCAAAGAAGAACTGTCCCGATATGGAACAGGGACTCTGACCAACATATTTTTGGATCGTGTCTTTCAGGAATGCTTAACTTACGATGGTGAAATG GACTACAAAACCTACCTGGACTTCGTGCTTGCattagaaaacagaaaggagcctgcagctctgcaatATATTTTCAAACTGCTTGATATAGAGAACAAAGGACACCTGAATGTCTTTTCCCTTAATTATTTCTTTAGG GCTATTCAGGAACAAATGAAAATTCATGGACAAGAACCAGTTTCTTTTCAGGATGTCAAG GATGAAATCTTTGATATGGTGAAGCCTAAGGACCCTTACAAAATCTCCCTTCAAGACCTGATCAATAGCAGTCAAGGAGACACTGTCACCAGCATTCTAATTGATCTGAATGGGTTCTGGACGTACGAGAACAGAGAGGTCCTTGTGGCCAGCGATAACGACAACACTGCTGATGTTGATGATACGTGA
- the PPP2R3C gene encoding serine/threonine-protein phosphatase 2A regulatory subunit B'' subunit gamma isoform X3, translating into MDWERRLRARLAAPFLCQSAKKSEQELKDEEMELFTKYYMEWKGGKKSDNISYANIPRFYYRLPAEDEVLLQKLREESRAVFLQRKSRELLDNEELQNLWFLLDKHQTSPMIGEEAMINYENFLKVGEKAGPKCKQFFTAKIFAKLLHNDPYGRISIMQFFNYVMRKVWLHQTRIGLSLYDVAGQGYLRESDLENYILELIPTLPQLDGLEKSFYSFYVCTAVRKFFFFLDPLRTGKIKIQDILACSFLDDLLELRDEELSKESQETNWFSAPSALRVYGQYLNLDKDHNGMLSKEELSRYGTGTLTNIFLDRVFQECLTYDGEMDYKTYLDFVLALENRKEPAALQYIFKLLDIENKGHLNVFSLNYFFRAIQEQMKIHGQEPVSFQDVKDEIFDMVKPKDPYKISLQDLINSSQGDTVTSILIDLNGFWTYENREVLVASDNDNTADVDDT; encoded by the exons ATGGACTGGGAGCGAAGGCTGCGGGCCCGCCTGGCCGCGC CTTTTCTGTGTCAATCAGCCAAAAAGAGTGAACAAGAGCTAAAGGATGAAGAAATGGAACTGTTCACAAAATATTACATGGagtggaaaggagggaaaaaaagtgacaaTATATCCTATGCAAACATACCACGATTTTACTACAGG CTGCCAGCTGAAGATGAAGTCTTGCTTCAGAAATTAAGGGAAGAATCTAGAGCTGtctttctgcaaagaaaaagtAGAGAACTGTTGGATAATGAAGAGCTGCAg AATCTATGGTTCCTACTGGACAAACATCAGACATCACCAATGATTGGGGAAGAAGCAATGATTAATTATGAGAACTTCTTGAAAGTTGGTGAAAAAGCTGGACCAAAATGCAA GCAATTCTTTACAGCGAAGATCTTTGCTAAATTACTCCATAATGATCCTTATGGGAGAATATCTATAATGCAGTTTTTCAATTATGTCATGCGAAAAG tATGGCTTCATCAGACAAGAATAGGTCTCAGTTTATATGATGTGGCAGGACAAGGCTACCTCAGAGAATCA GATTTAGAAAACTATATTTTGGAACTTATCCCTACTTTGCCACAGCTGGATGGcttagaaaaatctttttacTCCTTCTATGTCTGCACAGCAGTTAGAAAGTTCTTCTTCTTTCTGGATCCTCTTAGAACAG GAAAGATAAAGATACAGGATATTTTAGCTTGCAGCTTCCTGGATGATTTACTGGAG TTAAGGGATGAAGAACTTTCTAAAGAAAGTCAGGAAACAAATTGGTTTTCTGCTCCTTCTGCATTAAGAGTTTATG GTCAGTACTTAAACCTTGATAAAGATCACAATGGCATGCTCAGCAAAGAAGAACTGTCCCGATATGGAACAGGGACTCTGACCAACATATTTTTGGATCGTGTCTTTCAGGAATGCTTAACTTACGATGGTGAAATG GACTACAAAACCTACCTGGACTTCGTGCTTGCattagaaaacagaaaggagcctgcagctctgcaatATATTTTCAAACTGCTTGATATAGAGAACAAAGGACACCTGAATGTCTTTTCCCTTAATTATTTCTTTAGG GCTATTCAGGAACAAATGAAAATTCATGGACAAGAACCAGTTTCTTTTCAGGATGTCAAG GATGAAATCTTTGATATGGTGAAGCCTAAGGACCCTTACAAAATCTCCCTTCAAGACCTGATCAATAGCAGTCAAGGAGACACTGTCACCAGCATTCTAATTGATCTGAATGGGTTCTGGACGTACGAGAACAGAGAGGTCCTTGTGGCCAGCGATAACGACAACACTGCTGATGTTGATGATACGTGA
- the PPP2R3C gene encoding serine/threonine-protein phosphatase 2A regulatory subunit B'' subunit gamma isoform X2, which produces MRGEAVGAGRVPMDWERRLRARLAARRAPKKSEQELKDEEMELFTKYYMEWKGGKKSDNISYANIPRFYYRLPAEDEVLLQKLREESRAVFLQRKSRELLDNEELQNLWFLLDKHQTSPMIGEEAMINYENFLKVGEKAGPKCKQFFTAKIFAKLLHNDPYGRISIMQFFNYVMRKVWLHQTRIGLSLYDVAGQGYLRESDLENYILELIPTLPQLDGLEKSFYSFYVCTAVRKFFFFLDPLRTGKIKIQDILACSFLDDLLELRDEELSKESQETNWFSAPSALRVYGQYLNLDKDHNGMLSKEELSRYGTGTLTNIFLDRVFQECLTYDGEMDYKTYLDFVLALENRKEPAALQYIFKLLDIENKGHLNVFSLNYFFRAIQEQMKIHGQEPVSFQDVKDEIFDMVKPKDPYKISLQDLINSSQGDTVTSILIDLNGFWTYENREVLVASDNDNTADVDDT; this is translated from the exons ATGCGCGGGGAGGCCGTCGGTGCCGGGCGCGTTCCGATGGACTGGGAGCGAAGGCTGCGGGCCCGCCTGGCCGCGCGCCGCGCGC CCAAAAAGAGTGAACAAGAGCTAAAGGATGAAGAAATGGAACTGTTCACAAAATATTACATGGagtggaaaggagggaaaaaaagtgacaaTATATCCTATGCAAACATACCACGATTTTACTACAGG CTGCCAGCTGAAGATGAAGTCTTGCTTCAGAAATTAAGGGAAGAATCTAGAGCTGtctttctgcaaagaaaaagtAGAGAACTGTTGGATAATGAAGAGCTGCAg AATCTATGGTTCCTACTGGACAAACATCAGACATCACCAATGATTGGGGAAGAAGCAATGATTAATTATGAGAACTTCTTGAAAGTTGGTGAAAAAGCTGGACCAAAATGCAA GCAATTCTTTACAGCGAAGATCTTTGCTAAATTACTCCATAATGATCCTTATGGGAGAATATCTATAATGCAGTTTTTCAATTATGTCATGCGAAAAG tATGGCTTCATCAGACAAGAATAGGTCTCAGTTTATATGATGTGGCAGGACAAGGCTACCTCAGAGAATCA GATTTAGAAAACTATATTTTGGAACTTATCCCTACTTTGCCACAGCTGGATGGcttagaaaaatctttttacTCCTTCTATGTCTGCACAGCAGTTAGAAAGTTCTTCTTCTTTCTGGATCCTCTTAGAACAG GAAAGATAAAGATACAGGATATTTTAGCTTGCAGCTTCCTGGATGATTTACTGGAG TTAAGGGATGAAGAACTTTCTAAAGAAAGTCAGGAAACAAATTGGTTTTCTGCTCCTTCTGCATTAAGAGTTTATG GTCAGTACTTAAACCTTGATAAAGATCACAATGGCATGCTCAGCAAAGAAGAACTGTCCCGATATGGAACAGGGACTCTGACCAACATATTTTTGGATCGTGTCTTTCAGGAATGCTTAACTTACGATGGTGAAATG GACTACAAAACCTACCTGGACTTCGTGCTTGCattagaaaacagaaaggagcctgcagctctgcaatATATTTTCAAACTGCTTGATATAGAGAACAAAGGACACCTGAATGTCTTTTCCCTTAATTATTTCTTTAGG GCTATTCAGGAACAAATGAAAATTCATGGACAAGAACCAGTTTCTTTTCAGGATGTCAAG GATGAAATCTTTGATATGGTGAAGCCTAAGGACCCTTACAAAATCTCCCTTCAAGACCTGATCAATAGCAGTCAAGGAGACACTGTCACCAGCATTCTAATTGATCTGAATGGGTTCTGGACGTACGAGAACAGAGAGGTCCTTGTGGCCAGCGATAACGACAACACTGCTGATGTTGATGATACGTGA